The [Bacillus] selenitireducens MLS10 genome includes a region encoding these proteins:
- the pyrF gene encoding orotidine-5'-phosphate decarboxylase, whose product MQPNPLFIACDFSSRAELDQFLKEMEGRHLHLKVGMELFYKEGPEIVHALKEKGHSVFLDLKLHDIPETVKRSMIQLAALGADLVNVHASGGIRMMEAAMEGLHQGTPKGQAIPSCIAVTQLTSTSALMMNEELKIAGFLEDQVRHLAGLAMQAGLKGVVCSSMETEMLKAAYPSIWTLTPGIRLKGSDAGDQVRVCTPGEARQAKTDAIVVGRGITRAEDRLQAYEHYIKEWVGYDNQ is encoded by the coding sequence ATGCAGCCAAACCCTCTCTTTATAGCGTGCGATTTTTCTTCACGGGCCGAACTTGATCAATTTTTGAAGGAAATGGAAGGCAGGCATCTCCATTTGAAAGTGGGGATGGAACTGTTTTACAAAGAGGGACCGGAAATTGTTCATGCATTAAAAGAGAAAGGACACTCGGTATTTCTTGATCTGAAGCTTCATGATATTCCTGAAACAGTCAAACGGAGTATGATTCAGCTCGCGGCACTTGGTGCGGATCTCGTGAATGTTCATGCCAGTGGGGGGATCCGCATGATGGAAGCGGCTATGGAAGGTCTTCACCAGGGGACGCCGAAAGGGCAGGCCATTCCGTCATGCATTGCAGTCACTCAGTTGACAAGCACATCGGCTTTGATGATGAACGAAGAACTGAAAATCGCAGGATTCCTCGAGGATCAGGTTCGTCATCTTGCAGGCTTGGCGATGCAAGCCGGACTGAAAGGCGTCGTCTGCAGCTCGATGGAAACAGAGATGCTGAAAGCCGCGTATCCGTCGATTTGGACTTTGACACCCGGAATTCGACTTAAGGGCAGTGATGCGGGGGATCAGGTCAGGGTCTGTACACCAGGAGAAGCCCGGCAGGCGAAGACAGATGCCATTGTGGTCGGGCGTGGGATCACGCGTGCAGAGGATCGCTTACAGGCGTATGAACACTACATAAAGGAGTGGGTTGGCTATGATAACCAATGA
- the carA gene encoding glutamine-hydrolyzing carbamoyl-phosphate synthase small subunit encodes MRRKLVLENGATWAGEGIGSDTDSFGEVVFQTGMTGYQEILSDPSYSGQIVTMTYPLIGNYGINRDDFESMNPALKGVIVKEAAVSPSHHLMRRSFDDWLKQIGVAGIAGVDTRMITRMIRENGVMRGAIVYDDADEQEVIDRLKATNPLSEQVKEVSTKSIYANPGQGKRVVLIDYGMKKGILRDLLQLGYDVIVVPYNTSATVILGLSPDGVVLSNGPGDPADIPESEACVQELIGQVPLFGICLGHQLLARACGASTEKMRFGHRGSNHPVRELATGKIAITSQNHGYTISPDSLAKTSLETTHVNVNDGSVEGIRHLHAPAFSVQYHPEASAGPEDAKELFKQFDSMIDEVAGGTHYAKTN; translated from the coding sequence ATGAGACGAAAGCTTGTACTTGAAAACGGCGCAACCTGGGCAGGTGAAGGAATCGGTTCAGATACAGATAGTTTTGGCGAGGTAGTGTTTCAGACAGGGATGACGGGCTATCAGGAAATTCTTTCTGATCCGTCCTATTCGGGTCAGATTGTGACGATGACGTATCCCCTGATCGGCAATTACGGGATTAATCGCGACGATTTTGAGAGTATGAATCCGGCTCTGAAGGGAGTCATTGTCAAAGAAGCGGCAGTCTCTCCGTCTCATCATCTCATGAGACGGTCCTTCGATGACTGGTTAAAACAGATCGGCGTCGCCGGAATCGCTGGTGTCGACACAAGAATGATCACCCGGATGATAAGGGAAAATGGCGTCATGCGGGGCGCCATCGTTTATGATGACGCAGACGAGCAGGAAGTCATTGACAGACTCAAAGCAACAAATCCTTTATCAGAACAGGTCAAAGAGGTATCGACGAAATCCATCTACGCCAATCCAGGTCAGGGTAAACGGGTAGTGCTGATCGATTACGGTATGAAAAAAGGGATCTTGAGAGATTTGCTGCAATTGGGTTATGACGTGATCGTTGTGCCATATAATACCTCCGCAACGGTTATACTTGGCCTGAGTCCGGACGGTGTCGTATTGAGCAACGGTCCTGGAGATCCGGCAGATATTCCGGAATCTGAAGCCTGTGTTCAGGAGCTGATCGGACAGGTTCCATTGTTTGGTATCTGTCTCGGTCATCAACTTCTCGCACGGGCATGCGGTGCATCGACTGAAAAGATGCGTTTCGGTCACAGGGGATCCAATCATCCTGTAAGAGAACTCGCGACGGGAAAGATCGCGATCACATCCCAAAATCACGGGTATACGATTTCACCGGATTCACTTGCCAAGACATCACTTGAAACCACGCATGTCAACGTCAATGACGGTTCAGTTGAGGGGATCAGACATCTGCACGCACCGGCGTTCAGTGTTCAGTATCACCCGGAGGCTTCTGCGGGACCGGAAGATGCCAAAGAACTGTTTAAACAGTTTGACAGCATGATCGATGAAGTTGCAGGAGGGACGCATTATGCCAAAACGAACTGA
- a CDS encoding dihydroorotate dehydrogenase, giving the protein MNRLAVDLPGMPMNNPVLPASGCFGFGEEYGRFYDLNRLGAITVKAVTAEKRLGNAVPRIDETEGGMLNAIGLQNPGVDHVITHELEALKQFDIPVLVNIAGNAVEDYVETSRKVAASGKASALELNISCPNVKIGGMQFGSDPAVARELTRAVKEVIDIPLYVKLSPNVTDIVAMAKAVEAGGADGLSMINTLVGMTIDVQTGQPVLANKRGGLSGPAIKPVAIRMIYDVSQEVSIPIIGMGGVQTVDDIIEFMMAGASAVAVGTANFQNPMICPELIDGLETRLDELGYQSVRDIIGRSWSPCSQTLSL; this is encoded by the coding sequence ATGAACAGGTTGGCGGTGGATTTACCAGGGATGCCGATGAATAATCCGGTCTTGCCGGCATCAGGCTGTTTCGGGTTCGGCGAAGAATACGGGCGTTTTTATGATTTGAACCGGCTTGGTGCCATTACGGTCAAGGCTGTGACGGCCGAGAAGCGTCTCGGCAATGCCGTGCCGAGAATTGATGAAACAGAAGGCGGTATGCTTAACGCCATCGGTCTTCAAAATCCGGGAGTGGATCATGTCATCACTCATGAGCTCGAAGCCCTGAAGCAGTTTGATATCCCGGTACTGGTCAACATAGCAGGGAACGCCGTCGAAGATTATGTCGAGACGTCACGGAAGGTGGCGGCTTCGGGAAAAGCTTCGGCCCTCGAGCTGAATATATCCTGCCCCAACGTTAAAATCGGTGGGATGCAGTTTGGAAGTGATCCGGCTGTGGCCCGTGAACTGACCCGGGCTGTTAAAGAAGTGATTGATATCCCGCTCTATGTCAAACTGTCGCCGAATGTGACTGATATCGTCGCTATGGCGAAAGCGGTGGAAGCGGGCGGTGCAGACGGATTGTCCATGATCAATACACTCGTAGGGATGACGATTGATGTTCAAACCGGACAGCCCGTGCTGGCAAACAAACGGGGAGGACTTTCCGGACCGGCTATCAAACCGGTGGCAATCAGGATGATTTATGATGTGAGTCAAGAGGTCTCTATTCCGATTATTGGCATGGGTGGCGTGCAGACCGTTGATGATATCATCGAATTTATGATGGCCGGTGCATCAGCTGTGGCGGTCGGGACCGCTAATTTTCAGAATCCGATGATTTGTCCGGAGTTGATCGATGGTCTTGAAACAAGGCTTGATGAGCTGGGCTACCAGTCTGTCAGAGATATCATTGGAAGGAGCTGGTCACCATGCAGCCAAACCCTCTCTTTATAG
- a CDS encoding dihydroorotate dehydrogenase electron transfer subunit: MIHETSVIANRLIAKDVFEIQLHAPELAAAALPGQFVHMQTGVFGKPLLRRPISIADTDPDKGVITCIYKTVGTGTAVLSTRAPGEIINVMGPLGSGFPVESVKEDGHVLLIGGGVGVPPMYILAKALTKAGVSCHIFLGFRSSEDVFYEEAFQSLGDTWVATEDGTRGYRGYITDILTEEHASRYYACGPKPMLAKVKHQLTIPGYLSLEERMGCGVGACLACVCRTNTERGYAKVCSDGPVFDSKEVIL; this comes from the coding sequence ATGATCCATGAAACCAGTGTGATTGCAAATCGGCTCATTGCCAAAGATGTGTTCGAGATTCAGCTTCATGCACCGGAACTTGCAGCTGCGGCATTGCCAGGACAGTTTGTGCACATGCAGACCGGTGTGTTTGGAAAGCCGCTGTTAAGACGCCCGATCAGTATTGCAGATACAGATCCGGATAAAGGGGTCATCACGTGCATTTATAAGACAGTCGGAACAGGCACAGCTGTGCTCTCGACGCGGGCACCCGGTGAGATCATCAACGTCATGGGGCCGCTCGGTTCGGGATTTCCTGTGGAGTCTGTCAAAGAGGATGGCCATGTCCTTTTGATCGGTGGAGGAGTGGGGGTACCGCCGATGTATATCCTCGCAAAGGCCTTGACGAAAGCAGGGGTATCCTGTCACATCTTCCTTGGCTTCAGGTCTTCAGAAGATGTGTTCTATGAAGAAGCCTTCCAGTCACTTGGTGACACGTGGGTTGCTACAGAGGATGGCACGAGAGGATACAGAGGATACATCACAGACATTCTGACCGAGGAGCATGCGAGCCGGTATTACGCCTGCGGTCCTAAACCGATGCTCGCAAAGGTTAAGCATCAGTTGACGATACCGGGTTATCTATCCCTTGAAGAACGGATGGGTTGCGGCGTTGGTGCCTGTCTGGCATGTGTCTGCCGGACGAACACGGAACGCGGCTATGCGAAGGTCTGCAGTGACGGTCCTGTTTTTGACAGTAAAGAGGTGATCTTATGA
- the pyrE gene encoding orotate phosphoribosyltransferase: MITNDTAASIASLLMKIEAVTLSPEDPYTWSSGIRSPIYCDNRMLMAFPDERKKVIDAFVHMTEALPYQVDVIAGTATAGIPHAAWLSERLDLPMAYIRGSAKGHGKQNRIEGRINAGDRVLIIEDLISTGGSSIDATEAVRDAGGIVTDIAAIFTYGLPKAEENASLHQLTIHTITDFDTLIASAKSEGVLSDQDEVSLKEWKQDPSSWKKS; this comes from the coding sequence ATGATAACCAATGATACAGCAGCGTCAATTGCGTCGTTATTAATGAAGATCGAAGCGGTTACTTTGAGTCCGGAGGATCCCTATACATGGAGCTCCGGGATACGCTCACCGATTTATTGCGATAACCGGATGCTCATGGCATTTCCGGATGAGCGTAAGAAAGTGATCGATGCGTTTGTCCACATGACAGAGGCCCTGCCCTATCAGGTCGATGTCATTGCAGGAACAGCAACAGCAGGTATTCCTCATGCGGCTTGGCTGAGTGAGCGTTTGGATCTTCCCATGGCCTATATACGCGGATCGGCAAAAGGTCACGGCAAACAAAATCGTATTGAAGGCCGGATCAATGCGGGAGACAGAGTCCTGATTATTGAAGATCTGATTTCCACCGGGGGCTCATCCATTGATGCCACTGAAGCTGTACGTGATGCAGGAGGGATCGTGACGGATATCGCAGCGATCTTTACCTACGGCTTGCCTAAAGCGGAGGAAAATGCGTCTTTGCATCAGCTGACCATCCATACTATTACCGATTTTGATACACTGATTGCCAGTGCAAAATCAGAGGGTGTATTATCTGATCAGGACGAGGTGAGTTTAAAAGAATGGAAACAGGATCCATCATCATGGAAGAAATCCTGA
- the carB gene encoding carbamoyl-phosphate synthase large subunit: protein MPKRTDLNKIMVIGSGPIIIGQAAEFDYAGTQACQALKEEGYEVVLVNSNPATIMTDEETADRVYMEPLTVDFLSRIIRKERPDALLGTLGGQTGLNLAVELFESGILDEYGVKLLGTEVESIRKAEDREAFRALMNELGEPVPESEIVHSVEEARTFAESIGLPLIVRPAYTLGGTGGGIVNTMEELETIVYGGLKASPVNQCLVEKSIAGFKEIEYEVMRDKNDTAIVICNMENIDPVGVHTGDSIVMAPSQTLTDRDYQRLRNASLAIIRALEIEGGCNVQLAIDPDSDQYYIIEVNPRVSRSSALASKAAGYPIAKLSAKIAAGYHLDECINPITKVTYASFEPALDYVVTKIPRWPFDKFDAANRSLGTQMKATGEIMAIGRTFGESFLKAVRSAETDTNHLIHSGMAALDEKELYDKIIKTHDERVFAIIEGLRRGFSVDELHRITMFDRYFLSEFKRMIDLEQTLTQDNWKDHLYEAKRLGFSDAYIADATGEEEEAVASWRQSQSVKPVFKMVDTCAAEFTSATPYYYSSYETEEESEVTGSKSIVVLGSGPIRIGQGVEFDYATVHAVKAIREAGYEAIVINNNPETVSTDFEVSDKLYFEPLTTEDVMHVIEHEKPEGVLVQFGGQTAINLADSLVKQGVRILGTSLEEMDACENRNLFEARLHDIGLPMPEGKTAVSVPEAMAIAEDIGYPVLVRPSYVLGGRAMEIVHTESELSHYMQRAVNVNKKHPVLIDEYITGTEIEVDVVSDGETAVVPGIMEHIERAGVHSGDSIAVYPPQKLSDEMKETITQSAIRLAKGFQIKGLMNIQFVIQRDRLLVIEVNPRSSRTVPFISKITGMNMANAATKAILGQSLIDQGFTEGILEEPEKVSVKVPVFSFAKLRSVDISLGPEMKSTGEVIGTDTTVEKALYKGLIASGINIPTQGTVLITTADKDKEEAAAIAGRFHQIGYQILATEGTAAFLNGKGIQAEVIAKIGGGEHDLLSVIEKGEADVIINTMTRGKQPARDGFRIRREAVERGIACLTSLDTAMAVLSVLEMLTFTIDPSNSRGVSAPEGAMLT from the coding sequence ATGCCAAAACGAACTGATCTGAACAAAATTATGGTGATTGGGTCCGGTCCGATCATAATCGGACAGGCCGCAGAGTTTGACTATGCAGGCACGCAGGCCTGCCAGGCGTTAAAAGAAGAAGGATATGAAGTCGTTCTTGTGAATTCCAATCCTGCGACGATCATGACAGATGAAGAAACGGCAGACCGGGTTTACATGGAACCGTTGACGGTGGATTTTCTAAGCAGAATTATTCGCAAAGAACGGCCAGATGCCCTTCTCGGTACGCTGGGGGGACAGACCGGTCTGAATCTCGCAGTTGAGCTCTTTGAATCAGGCATTCTCGATGAATATGGCGTGAAGCTGCTGGGAACGGAAGTGGAGTCAATCCGAAAAGCTGAAGACCGTGAGGCATTCCGTGCTTTGATGAATGAGCTTGGAGAACCTGTTCCTGAGAGTGAGATCGTACATTCTGTTGAAGAAGCGCGTACTTTTGCAGAAAGCATCGGTCTTCCATTGATTGTCAGACCTGCATACACATTAGGCGGAACCGGGGGCGGCATCGTGAACACGATGGAGGAACTTGAAACCATTGTATACGGTGGTCTGAAAGCGAGTCCGGTGAATCAGTGTCTTGTGGAAAAGAGCATAGCAGGGTTCAAAGAAATTGAATATGAAGTCATGCGGGATAAAAATGATACAGCCATTGTCATCTGTAATATGGAAAATATCGACCCTGTCGGTGTCCATACAGGGGATTCCATTGTGATGGCCCCGTCTCAGACATTGACAGACCGTGATTATCAGCGACTGAGAAATGCATCGCTTGCCATTATCCGTGCCCTTGAAATTGAAGGTGGGTGCAATGTACAGCTCGCTATCGACCCGGACAGTGACCAGTATTATATTATTGAGGTCAATCCCCGGGTAAGCCGTTCATCAGCACTTGCTTCAAAAGCTGCAGGGTATCCGATTGCCAAGCTTTCTGCAAAGATTGCCGCCGGGTATCATTTGGATGAATGCATCAATCCCATTACCAAAGTGACGTATGCGAGCTTCGAACCGGCTCTCGATTATGTCGTCACAAAAATACCGAGATGGCCATTCGATAAGTTTGATGCTGCGAACCGATCTCTTGGTACCCAGATGAAGGCTACTGGCGAAATCATGGCAATCGGCCGGACGTTTGGCGAATCATTTTTAAAAGCGGTCCGCTCTGCGGAAACAGATACCAATCATTTGATTCACAGTGGCATGGCGGCTCTTGATGAGAAAGAATTGTACGACAAGATTATCAAGACCCACGATGAACGGGTTTTTGCGATTATCGAAGGCTTAAGGCGCGGGTTCAGTGTGGATGAACTGCACAGAATCACCATGTTTGACCGCTATTTCCTCAGTGAGTTCAAACGCATGATTGATCTTGAACAAACGCTTACTCAGGACAATTGGAAAGATCATTTGTATGAAGCGAAACGTCTCGGTTTTTCCGATGCTTATATTGCAGACGCAACCGGTGAAGAAGAGGAGGCCGTCGCATCCTGGCGGCAATCGCAGTCGGTCAAGCCTGTCTTTAAAATGGTCGATACCTGTGCAGCGGAATTCACGTCGGCAACGCCTTACTATTACAGCAGCTATGAGACGGAAGAAGAATCCGAAGTGACCGGTTCAAAATCAATTGTCGTCTTGGGCAGCGGTCCGATTCGGATCGGACAAGGTGTGGAATTTGATTACGCAACCGTCCATGCCGTGAAAGCGATCCGCGAAGCTGGTTATGAAGCGATCGTCATCAATAATAATCCGGAAACGGTCAGTACGGATTTTGAAGTATCGGATAAGCTCTATTTTGAACCGCTCACGACAGAGGACGTCATGCACGTCATTGAGCATGAAAAGCCTGAAGGGGTGCTCGTGCAATTTGGTGGACAGACTGCGATTAACCTTGCAGACAGTCTGGTCAAACAGGGGGTCAGGATTCTCGGGACCAGTCTTGAGGAAATGGATGCATGCGAGAACCGGAATCTCTTTGAGGCAAGGCTTCATGACATCGGGCTTCCGATGCCGGAAGGGAAAACGGCTGTGTCGGTGCCGGAGGCAATGGCGATAGCGGAAGACATTGGTTATCCGGTGCTTGTGCGACCTTCCTATGTCCTTGGAGGACGTGCAATGGAGATTGTCCACACGGAGTCAGAACTCTCTCACTATATGCAGCGTGCGGTAAATGTGAATAAAAAGCATCCGGTTCTGATTGATGAATACATTACGGGAACGGAGATTGAAGTGGATGTCGTCAGTGATGGAGAGACGGCTGTTGTGCCGGGCATAATGGAGCATATTGAGCGGGCCGGCGTGCACTCCGGTGATTCCATCGCGGTTTACCCGCCGCAGAAACTGTCCGACGAAATGAAAGAGACGATCACACAGTCAGCGATTCGCCTTGCCAAGGGCTTTCAGATCAAAGGTCTGATGAATATTCAGTTCGTAATCCAGCGTGACCGTCTTCTTGTGATCGAGGTGAATCCGAGATCAAGCCGAACGGTGCCGTTCATCAGCAAAATCACCGGTATGAACATGGCAAACGCCGCGACTAAAGCCATTCTCGGTCAGTCCCTGATCGATCAGGGCTTCACCGAAGGCATCCTTGAGGAGCCGGAGAAGGTTTCTGTGAAAGTGCCGGTGTTCTCCTTTGCGAAACTCCGAAGTGTGGATATCTCACTCGGCCCGGAAATGAAATCGACAGGTGAAGTTATTGGTACCGACACAACCGTTGAAAAAGCCCTTTATAAAGGGCTGATTGCATCAGGGATCAATATCCCGACGCAGGGAACCGTGCTCATAACTACCGCTGATAAAGACAAGGAAGAAGCGGCTGCCATCGCAGGGCGTTTTCATCAAATCGGTTATCAGATTCTGGCGACAGAAGGAACGGCAGCGTTCTTGAACGGCAAAGGTATTCAGGCAGAGGTCATCGCAAAGATCGGTGGCGGGGAACATGATCTGCTCAGTGTGATTGAAAAAGGTGAGGCTGATGTGATCATCAATACGATGACACGGGGTAAACAGCCTGCCAGGGACGGCTTCCGGATACGAAGAGAGGCCGTTGAACGGGGTATTGCCTGCCTCACGTCTTTGGATACGGCAATGGCGGTACTCAGTGTCCTTGAAATGCTGACGTTTACGATCGATCCGTCAAATAGCCGCGGGGTTTCCGCCCCTGAAGGAGCGATGCTGACATGA